One genomic region from Clostridium saccharobutylicum DSM 13864 encodes:
- the rapZ gene encoding RNase adapter RapZ produces MRFVIVTGLSGAGKTQATRTLEDLGYFCVDNLPPKLISKFAEACTQSGGNIEKVALVIDIRSGIFFDDFFETLKYLKQNEFKYEILFLEATDEVLIKRFKETRRSHPLSPDGRVLTGITEEREKLREIKNVADIIVDTSKYEIRHLREKINEIYGDHVYPEKQLSITILSFGFKYGIPVDSDLVFDVRFIPNPFYIPELKQYSGNDEPVKEYVLKQTETSTFIEKTIDMLKYLIPNYIKEGKRQLIISIGCTGGRHRSVAIANEIYERLNKENYNSRIEHRDVAEDLHKGEKKL; encoded by the coding sequence ATGAGATTTGTTATAGTTACAGGACTATCAGGAGCAGGAAAAACACAAGCAACCAGAACATTAGAAGATTTAGGCTATTTTTGCGTAGATAATCTTCCTCCAAAATTAATTTCAAAGTTTGCAGAAGCATGTACGCAAAGTGGAGGAAACATTGAAAAAGTAGCATTAGTTATAGATATTAGAAGTGGCATTTTCTTTGATGATTTCTTTGAAACTTTAAAATACCTAAAACAAAATGAATTTAAATATGAAATTCTATTTTTAGAGGCAACAGATGAAGTATTAATAAAAAGATTTAAGGAAACAAGAAGAAGTCATCCATTGTCGCCTGATGGAAGAGTTCTAACTGGTATTACTGAAGAAAGAGAAAAGTTAAGAGAAATTAAAAATGTAGCAGATATAATTGTTGATACATCTAAGTATGAAATAAGGCACTTAAGAGAGAAGATAAATGAAATTTATGGTGATCATGTTTATCCAGAAAAACAATTATCAATTACCATATTAAGTTTTGGATTTAAATATGGAATACCTGTAGATTCAGATTTAGTATTTGATGTTAGATTTATACCAAATCCATTTTATATCCCTGAATTAAAGCAATACTCAGGAAATGATGAACCTGTTAAAGAATATGTATTAAAACAAACTGAGACTAGTACATTTATTGAAAAAACAATAGATATGCTAAAATATTTAATACCTAATTATATTAAAGAAGGAAAAAGACAATTAATAATATCAATAGGATGCACAGGAGGAAGACATCGTTCTGTTGCTATTGCTAATGAAATTTATGAAAGATTAAATAAAGAAAACTATAACAGTAGAATAGAGCATAGAGACGTGGCGGAAGATCTTCATAAAGGGGAAAAGAAACTATGA
- the murB gene encoding UDP-N-acetylmuramate dehydrogenase produces the protein MNQYKKYKNLFSKIYEESQIQVDAKMSEHIYFKVGGPVDILLTPNNIQQLKESITICKENEIPFYVIGNGSNLLVKDGGIRGVVIKLCELNKIKRVGNKITAECGALLKDVSAEATAGSLSGFQFACGIPGSVGGAVFMNAGAYDGEISFVIEKAEVLDDKQEIRVLSKEELNLGYRQSLVMEKGYIVLSATFELTPGDKEQIQSRVSELTTRREDRQPLEYPSAGSTFKRPEGHFAGKLIEDAGLKGFTIGGACISEKHAGFVINKGQGTAKDVLDVIHHVQDEVKKQFGVELQPEVRILGED, from the coding sequence ATGAATCAGTATAAAAAATATAAGAATTTGTTCAGTAAAATATATGAAGAATCACAAATTCAAGTAGATGCAAAAATGAGTGAACATATATACTTTAAAGTTGGAGGACCAGTAGATATACTTTTAACTCCAAATAATATACAACAATTAAAAGAATCTATAACAATTTGTAAAGAAAATGAAATTCCTTTCTATGTTATAGGAAATGGTTCAAATCTTTTAGTTAAAGATGGCGGTATTAGAGGCGTTGTTATAAAGTTATGTGAACTTAATAAAATAAAACGTGTAGGAAATAAAATTACAGCTGAATGTGGAGCACTATTAAAAGATGTTTCAGCAGAAGCTACAGCAGGATCTTTATCAGGATTTCAATTTGCATGTGGTATTCCAGGCAGTGTAGGTGGTGCCGTATTTATGAATGCAGGTGCCTATGATGGAGAAATATCATTTGTAATTGAAAAAGCAGAAGTACTAGATGATAAACAAGAAATTAGAGTTCTTTCAAAAGAGGAGTTAAATTTAGGCTATAGACAATCGCTAGTAATGGAAAAAGGTTATATAGTTTTAAGTGCAACATTTGAATTAACACCTGGAGATAAGGAACAGATTCAATCTAGGGTTAGTGAGTTAACGACTAGAAGAGAAGATAGGCAACCTTTAGAATATCCTTCAGCAGGAAGTACATTTAAAAGACCAGAAGGACATTTTGCTGGAAAACTAATAGAAGATGCAGGATTAAAAGGCTTTACAATAGGTGGTGCATGTATTTCAGAAAAACATGCAGGATTTGTTATTAACAAAGGACAAGGAACGGCTAAAGATGTTTTAGATGTAATACATCATGTTCAGGATGAAGTTAAAAAACAATTTGGAGTAGAATTACAACCAGAAGTAAGAATATTAGGTGAAGATTAG
- the uvrC gene encoding excinuclease ABC subunit UvrC gives MFDFTTQLKILPNKPGVYLMKNTLGEIIYVGKAKILKNRVRQYFQNSKNHSEKVKAMVKNISEFEYIVTDSEMEALILECNLIKKYSPKYNISLKDDKFYPFIKITTNEDFPRVFITRNYAKDGNKYFGPYPNAGAVHETINLIRKIFPLRTCKKLIIEGGQQTRPCLNYHIKKCNAPCEGHISKDEYKKIIDEIMDVLSGKDKTLVNKLKKEMQEASVNLEFEKAASFRDKILSIETIAEKQKVFKSQEGDEDFINIFKDEKDTCIQVFFLRDGKVTGREHFIIENSYDEEDSTIISQFIISFYGGTPKVPKNIYIPDSDEIEALEEFLTVKRGSKVFVKIPVKGEKKDMLELVKNNAKVTLEQFKDKILKDKEINRVCLEEIQNLLNLDSMPFRIEAYDISNIQGVDSVGSMIVFEDGKAKNSDYRRFKIKTVKNSNDYDSMREILERRFTHGLKEIKQIQEKDLKFSNGKFSNFPDLIMMDGGKGQVNIAIEVLNKLGISIPVCGLVKDDHHATRGIVYNNSELIINRSSNLMQLIRRIQDEVHRFAITYHRSLRDKRTLHSILDDIPNIGQKRRMALLMKFGSIDNIKKASFKELLETDSIDNKAANSILTYFRNVEENNKSKMS, from the coding sequence ATGTTTGATTTTACAACGCAATTAAAAATTTTACCAAATAAGCCAGGGGTGTACTTAATGAAGAACACCCTTGGTGAAATTATTTATGTAGGAAAAGCTAAAATATTAAAAAATAGAGTAAGACAATATTTTCAAAATTCCAAAAATCATTCAGAAAAAGTAAAAGCAATGGTGAAAAATATTTCGGAATTTGAATATATAGTTACAGATTCTGAAATGGAAGCTCTAATTTTAGAATGTAATCTTATAAAGAAATATAGTCCTAAGTATAATATTTCGTTAAAAGATGATAAATTTTATCCATTTATAAAAATAACAACAAATGAGGATTTTCCAAGAGTATTTATAACTAGAAATTATGCGAAGGATGGAAACAAGTATTTTGGTCCATATCCAAATGCAGGTGCTGTTCACGAAACAATAAATCTCATAAGGAAAATATTTCCACTAAGAACTTGTAAGAAGCTTATAATTGAAGGTGGACAACAAACAAGGCCATGTTTAAATTATCATATAAAAAAATGTAATGCTCCATGTGAAGGACATATTTCAAAAGATGAATACAAAAAAATAATAGATGAGATTATGGATGTACTAAGCGGAAAAGATAAGACTCTTGTTAATAAATTAAAAAAAGAAATGCAAGAAGCTTCAGTAAATTTAGAATTTGAAAAAGCAGCATCTTTTAGAGACAAAATTTTATCTATAGAAACTATAGCTGAGAAACAAAAAGTATTTAAATCCCAAGAAGGGGATGAAGATTTTATAAACATTTTCAAAGATGAGAAGGATACATGCATACAAGTATTCTTCCTTAGAGATGGTAAAGTTACTGGAAGAGAACATTTTATTATAGAAAATAGTTATGATGAAGAAGATAGCACAATTATTTCCCAGTTTATAATTTCATTTTATGGAGGAACTCCAAAAGTTCCTAAGAATATATATATACCTGATAGTGATGAAATTGAAGCTTTAGAGGAATTTTTGACAGTTAAAAGAGGTTCCAAAGTTTTTGTGAAGATTCCTGTAAAAGGTGAAAAGAAAGATATGTTAGAACTAGTTAAAAATAATGCTAAAGTTACTTTGGAGCAATTTAAAGATAAGATTTTAAAGGATAAGGAAATAAATAGAGTATGTCTTGAGGAAATACAGAATTTACTTAATTTGGATAGTATGCCATTTAGAATTGAAGCTTATGATATTTCTAATATACAAGGAGTAGATTCAGTTGGATCTATGATTGTTTTTGAGGATGGAAAGGCTAAAAACAGTGATTATAGAAGATTTAAAATAAAGACAGTTAAAAATTCTAATGATTATGATAGTATGAGAGAGATTTTGGAAAGAAGATTTACTCATGGATTAAAAGAAATTAAGCAAATTCAAGAAAAAGATCTTAAATTTTCGAATGGTAAATTTTCTAATTTTCCTGATTTAATCATGATGGATGGTGGGAAAGGACAAGTAAATATAGCAATTGAAGTTTTGAATAAATTAGGTATAAGCATACCAGTTTGTGGATTGGTTAAAGATGATCACCATGCAACAAGAGGAATTGTTTATAACAATTCAGAATTAATAATAAATAGAAGTTCTAATTTAATGCAATTAATAAGACGTATTCAAGATGAAGTTCATAGATTTGCTATTACTTATCACAGGAGTTTAAGAGATAAAAGAACACTCCATTCAATATTAGATGATATACCTAATATTGGTCAAAAGAGAAGAATGGCACTTCTTATGAAATTTGGAAGCATTGATAATATTAAGAAGGCTAGCTTTAAGGAACTTTTAGAAACAGATTCGATTGATAATAAAGCAGCAAACAGTATTTTGACGTATTTTAGGAATGTGGAAGAAAATAATAAGTCCAAAATGTCATGA
- a CDS encoding peptidoglycan D,D-transpeptidase FtsI family protein, producing MKNISDSVKQVMVVFLFCFVALISYIAYFQFFSAPTIAEQDGNQRLWAVRNEVLRGTIYDRNKNALTTSARVNALTQKRTYVNGELYAPALGYVDPRYGLTGLESSYDKELTTYNKLTNNFMNLVKDFSIDKLKDMYNTRKEDEVKIGNGVITTLDPKLQKIAYDALGERKGAAVALNPKTGEVLAMVSKPTYNPNDLENAMKEANEGSAENSPFINRATTGMYPPGSTFKTVTLTSSLQNLPGITNRTFEDDGKLVFNSKQSLSNVNGEANGTLDLKNAFRVSSNVVFGSLAMELGNDKLKATAESYGFNNTINSNGFKIAQSQFPTLKSSEVGSVAQSGIGQSSVLATPMQMALIASTIANDGKMMEPTLVNQVIDKDGNVVKTIEPKLYKQVISPNNASTIKEYMEFLVDSHANSGGGWSYFKGLNVAGKTGTADTNLSANGAAKPHSWFIAFAPANNPKIAVAVIVENGGYGADAAAPIAGKLIKSALSQ from the coding sequence TTGAAGAATATTTCAGATAGCGTAAAACAAGTAATGGTAGTTTTTCTATTTTGCTTTGTAGCTCTTATCTCTTATATAGCGTATTTTCAGTTTTTTTCAGCACCCACTATAGCAGAACAAGACGGAAATCAGAGACTTTGGGCAGTGAGAAACGAAGTTTTAAGAGGAACTATATACGATAGAAATAAAAATGCATTAACAACAAGTGCAAGAGTAAATGCATTAACACAAAAAAGAACTTATGTTAATGGAGAGTTATATGCTCCTGCTTTAGGTTATGTGGACCCTAGATATGGATTAACAGGTCTTGAATCTAGTTATGATAAAGAATTAACAACTTATAATAAACTTACAAATAATTTCATGAATCTAGTTAAAGATTTTAGTATTGATAAATTAAAAGATATGTATAATACCAGAAAAGAAGATGAAGTTAAGATAGGAAATGGAGTTATAACCACATTGGATCCTAAACTTCAAAAAATAGCTTATGATGCTTTAGGAGAGAGAAAAGGTGCAGCAGTTGCCTTAAATCCAAAAACAGGTGAGGTTTTGGCAATGGTTTCAAAGCCAACATATAATCCTAATGACTTAGAAAATGCAATGAAAGAAGCTAATGAAGGAAGTGCTGAAAATAGTCCATTTATAAATAGAGCGACAACTGGAATGTATCCACCAGGATCAACATTTAAAACCGTTACTTTAACAAGTTCTTTGCAGAATTTACCTGGGATAACTAACAGGACATTTGAAGATGATGGTAAATTGGTGTTTAATTCCAAGCAATCTCTAAGTAATGTTAATGGAGAAGCTAATGGAACACTAGATTTAAAAAATGCATTTAGGGTATCAAGTAATGTTGTTTTTGGTTCATTAGCAATGGAACTTGGAAATGATAAATTAAAGGCAACAGCAGAGAGCTACGGATTTAATAATACAATTAATTCTAATGGATTTAAAATTGCACAAAGTCAATTTCCTACTTTAAAATCAAGTGAAGTTGGAAGTGTAGCACAATCAGGAATTGGTCAAAGTAGTGTTCTAGCTACTCCAATGCAAATGGCTTTAATTGCAAGCACTATAGCTAATGATGGAAAGATGATGGAACCAACACTTGTAAACCAAGTAATAGATAAGGACGGTAATGTTGTTAAAACAATTGAGCCAAAACTTTATAAGCAAGTTATTAGTCCAAATAATGCAAGTACTATAAAAGAATATATGGAATTTTTAGTTGATTCACATGCTAATAGTGGTGGTGGCTGGAGTTACTTTAAGGGATTAAATGTTGCAGGTAAAACTGGTACAGCAGATACCAATCTTAGTGCTAATGGTGCAGCTAAACCACATTCATGGTTTATAGCATTCGCACCAGCTAATAATCCTAAAATTGCAGTTGCAGTTATTGTAGAAAATGGTGGATATGGTGCAGATGCAGCAGCACCAATAGCAGGAAAATTAATTAAGTCTGCGTTATCTCAGTAG
- a CDS encoding FtsW/RodA/SpoVE family cell cycle protein, with amino-acid sequence MKIKKDEVMLLILTYLLCMALFTNLAILKDPKDMGAIYMGLIVCGLLTATQILIRKFYPQGDKFLITFACILSVIGIAVLYRLDTSIAIKQLAWFTGGIIVFMILVVAIPDVRDFAKYKKVYLISTVLIMPMALIAHQNVNGATNWVTIGGFGFQPSELGKITFVLYLAAALREYEDKNNILEDLKQLWQPALIVMLSLGCLVLQKDLGSALIFFGIAITMLYVATGKKKYVILTLILFIIGSVFAYYLFSHVRERVTIWRHPWDDPHGQGYQIVQGLYAISSGGMFGSGLGQGYPGFVPVNTSDFIFSVICEELGMIFGLGIMVIYFLFFYRGMRAAFRVKDTFSQLNTIGMSAMIACQVLVIIGGVFAVIPLTGITLPLISYGGSSIITMFFALAILQKISEEG; translated from the coding sequence TTGAAGATTAAAAAGGATGAGGTAATGTTATTGATTTTAACATACCTTCTGTGTATGGCTCTATTTACTAATTTAGCTATATTAAAAGATCCTAAGGATATGGGCGCAATTTATATGGGATTAATAGTATGTGGCCTATTGACTGCTACTCAAATTTTAATAAGAAAGTTTTATCCTCAGGGAGATAAGTTTCTTATAACATTTGCATGTATATTGTCCGTTATAGGAATAGCTGTTTTATACAGGTTAGATACTAGTATTGCAATTAAACAGTTGGCTTGGTTTACAGGTGGGATTATAGTATTTATGATTCTTGTTGTAGCAATTCCAGATGTAAGGGATTTTGCTAAATATAAGAAGGTATATTTGATTTCGACTGTATTAATAATGCCAATGGCATTAATAGCACATCAAAATGTTAATGGTGCGACAAACTGGGTTACTATTGGTGGATTTGGATTCCAACCATCTGAGTTGGGTAAAATAACTTTTGTTCTTTACCTTGCAGCTGCATTAAGGGAATATGAAGATAAAAATAATATTCTAGAAGATTTAAAACAACTTTGGCAGCCAGCGTTAATTGTAATGCTGTCACTTGGGTGCTTAGTGTTACAAAAGGATTTAGGATCTGCATTAATATTTTTCGGTATTGCTATAACAATGCTTTATGTTGCTACTGGTAAGAAAAAGTATGTAATACTTACTTTGATTTTATTTATAATTGGATCTGTATTTGCATACTATTTATTTTCACATGTAAGAGAAAGAGTAACAATATGGAGACATCCATGGGATGATCCTCATGGACAGGGATATCAAATAGTCCAGGGATTATATGCAATTTCTTCTGGTGGAATGTTTGGAAGCGGGTTAGGGCAAGGATATCCTGGATTTGTACCAGTTAATACATCCGATTTTATTTTTTCAGTAATATGTGAAGAATTAGGAATGATATTTGGTCTTGGAATTATGGTTATATATTTCTTGTTCTTCTATAGAGGAATGAGAGCTGCATTTAGAGTGAAAGATACTTTCTCTCAACTTAATACAATTGGAATGAGTGCAATGATAGCATGTCAGGTATTAGTTATCATTGGAGGTGTGTTTGCAGTAATACCACTTACAGGTATTACTTTACCACTTATTAGTTATGGTGGATCATCAATAATAACTATGTTTTTTGCACTTGCAATACTTCAAAAGATATCAGAGGAGGGCTAA
- a CDS encoding FHA domain-containing protein, translating to MSFSKMIGGIFGIVFIVILYVIIYYALKIMYKDVKNGGKRRRPSAVKGSYGLEIIKSGNGKGLKDGSIIPIRYDLTIGRKENNSIVLADPHVSGSHAKIIVRNNGLFIEDFDSTNGTYVNRAKVNGKMKLSNRDEIKIGTAVFKILS from the coding sequence ATGAGTTTTTCAAAAATGATAGGTGGAATTTTTGGGATAGTTTTTATTGTTATATTATACGTAATAATATACTATGCACTAAAGATAATGTATAAAGATGTTAAAAATGGTGGTAAGAGAAGAAGACCATCAGCTGTAAAAGGAAGTTATGGTTTGGAGATAATTAAATCAGGTAATGGTAAGGGATTAAAAGATGGTTCTATAATCCCCATAAGATATGATTTAACAATAGGAAGAAAAGAAAATAATTCAATTGTATTAGCAGATCCTCATGTTTCAGGGAGCCATGCAAAGATCATAGTTAGGAATAATGGGTTATTTATAGAAGATTTTGATAGTACAAATGGTACTTATGTTAATAGAGCAAAAGTGAATGGTAAAATGAAATTATCGAATAGAGATGAAATAAAAATTGGAACTGCCGTTTTTAAGATTTTAAGCTAA
- the uvrA gene encoding excinuclease ABC subunit UvrA produces the protein MNDKIIIKGAKVNNLKNVDLEIPRDKLVVFTGLSGSGKSSLAFDTLYAEGQRRYVESLSSYARQFLGQMDKPDVEYIEGLSPAISIDQKTTSKNPRSTVGTITEIYDYLRLLYARVGVPHCPKCGKEITQQSVDQIVDKIMSYGDKTKLQILAPMVRGRKGTHEKLIENIKKNGYIRARIDGEIYDLTEEEIKLDKNKKHNIEAVIDRIVIKDGIEGRLTESIEASLKIGEGLVIASIVGGEENLFSEKFACPECGISIGELAPRLFSFNSPFGKCDYCDGLGTLIEIDENLVIPNKELSILEGAVASWGSGRLKEDSWTYAILKALERDYGLQLNIPIKDLDKKYVDLLLYGTDGKKIKVDYVKDGIKATYNYAFEGEINGLKRRYRETNSDVIKTDIEQYMSDDFCPKCKGARLKKEALAVTVGGKNIFELTSMSIKDELDFINGIEFSKKNKIISEQIIKEIRNRLQFLLDVGLDYLTLSRNSGTLSGGESQRIRLATQIGSSLMGVLYILDEPSIGLHQRDNDRLIHTLKNLRDVGNTVVVVEHDEDTIKEADYIVDIGPGAGEHGGEVVAAGDIDHIKSCEKSITGQYLTGKKLIKVPEQRRKGNGQKIKVVGAKENNLKNINITIPLGTLTTVTGVSGSGKSTLVNEILYKGLNKIVNKSKNPVGKHKEIIGYENIDKIIDINQSPIGRTPRSNPATYTGTFDIIRELFSQTQEAKMRGYKPGRFSFNVKGGRCEACSGDGIIKIEMQFLSDVYVPCEVCKGKRYNRETLEVKYKGKNIDDVLNMTVEEALKFFENIPRIENKLKTLNDVGLGYIRLGQPSTQLSGGEAQRIKLAYELSKRSTGKTLYILDEPTTGLHIDDVSRLIEILQRLVDAGNTVVVIEHNLDMIKCADYLIDLGPEGGNKGGTLIKAGTPEELCKVEESYTGKYLKKVLY, from the coding sequence ATGAACGATAAAATAATAATTAAAGGTGCAAAAGTTAATAATTTAAAGAATGTTGATTTAGAAATACCAAGAGATAAGCTAGTTGTATTTACAGGATTATCAGGATCAGGTAAATCATCTTTAGCTTTTGATACATTATATGCAGAAGGTCAAAGAAGATATGTGGAATCACTATCTTCTTATGCTAGACAGTTTTTAGGCCAAATGGATAAGCCTGATGTTGAATATATAGAGGGATTATCACCAGCCATATCAATAGATCAAAAAACTACAAGCAAAAATCCTAGATCCACAGTTGGAACAATAACAGAAATATATGATTATTTAAGATTACTTTATGCAAGAGTTGGAGTTCCACATTGTCCAAAGTGTGGTAAAGAAATTACTCAACAATCTGTTGATCAAATTGTGGATAAGATAATGAGCTATGGGGATAAAACTAAACTTCAAATATTAGCTCCTATGGTTAGAGGGAGAAAAGGAACTCACGAAAAGTTAATAGAAAATATAAAGAAAAATGGATACATAAGGGCTAGAATTGATGGAGAAATCTATGATTTGACTGAAGAAGAAATTAAATTAGATAAAAATAAGAAACATAATATTGAAGCTGTTATAGATAGAATTGTTATAAAAGATGGAATTGAAGGAAGACTTACAGAGTCAATAGAAGCTTCTTTAAAAATAGGCGAGGGATTAGTAATTGCTAGTATAGTTGGTGGAGAAGAAAATTTATTTAGTGAAAAATTTGCTTGTCCAGAGTGTGGGATAAGTATAGGCGAGTTAGCACCTAGATTATTTTCATTTAATTCTCCGTTTGGTAAGTGTGATTACTGCGATGGTCTTGGAACTTTAATTGAAATAGATGAAAACTTAGTAATTCCAAATAAAGAGCTAAGTATTCTGGAAGGTGCAGTAGCTAGTTGGGGAAGTGGAAGATTAAAAGAGGATTCGTGGACTTATGCTATACTTAAAGCTCTAGAAAGAGATTATGGATTACAATTGAATATTCCTATAAAAGATTTGGATAAAAAATATGTTGATTTATTGCTATATGGAACTGATGGTAAAAAAATTAAAGTTGACTATGTTAAGGATGGAATTAAAGCAACATACAATTATGCTTTTGAAGGGGAAATAAATGGTCTAAAGAGAAGATATAGAGAGACTAATTCAGATGTAATAAAAACTGATATTGAACAATATATGAGCGATGATTTTTGTCCTAAGTGTAAAGGGGCTAGACTTAAGAAGGAAGCATTGGCTGTTACTGTTGGAGGAAAAAATATATTTGAATTAACAAGTATGTCTATAAAAGATGAATTAGATTTTATTAATGGAATAGAATTTTCCAAGAAGAATAAAATTATTAGTGAACAAATTATAAAAGAAATTAGAAACAGATTACAGTTCCTATTAGATGTAGGCCTTGATTATTTAACTTTATCAAGAAATTCAGGAACTTTATCAGGAGGTGAATCTCAAAGAATTAGATTAGCAACTCAAATAGGTTCATCCCTTATGGGTGTATTATATATACTAGACGAACCTAGTATTGGATTACATCAGAGAGATAATGACAGATTAATACATACGTTAAAAAATTTAAGAGATGTAGGTAATACAGTAGTTGTTGTAGAACATGATGAAGATACTATAAAAGAGGCGGATTATATAGTTGATATTGGACCAGGAGCAGGTGAACATGGCGGAGAAGTTGTGGCTGCTGGAGATATTGATCATATTAAATCTTGCGAAAAATCAATAACAGGTCAATATCTGACAGGAAAAAAATTAATTAAAGTACCAGAGCAAAGAAGAAAAGGAAATGGACAAAAGATAAAAGTTGTTGGAGCTAAGGAAAATAATTTAAAGAATATAAATATAACTATTCCGCTTGGAACACTAACTACAGTTACAGGAGTTTCAGGTTCTGGTAAAAGCACTTTAGTAAATGAAATACTATATAAAGGATTAAATAAAATTGTAAATAAGAGTAAGAATCCAGTAGGAAAGCATAAAGAAATAATTGGATATGAGAACATAGATAAAATAATAGATATAAATCAAAGTCCTATAGGTAGAACTCCTCGTTCTAATCCTGCTACTTATACAGGTACATTTGATATAATAAGAGAATTATTTTCACAAACACAAGAGGCTAAAATGAGAGGTTATAAACCAGGAAGATTTAGTTTTAATGTAAAAGGCGGAAGATGTGAAGCTTGTTCTGGAGATGGAATTATAAAAATTGAAATGCAATTTTTATCTGATGTATATGTGCCATGTGAAGTTTGCAAGGGAAAGAGATATAATAGAGAAACTTTAGAAGTAAAATATAAAGGGAAAAATATAGATGATGTGCTTAATATGACAGTTGAAGAAGCATTGAAGTTCTTTGAGAATATACCTAGAATTGAAAATAAACTGAAAACATTAAATGATGTAGGATTAGGGTATATTAGATTAGGGCAGCCATCGACTCAATTATCAGGTGGAGAAGCCCAAAGAATTAAATTAGCTTATGAATTATCTAAGAGAAGTACAGGAAAGACTTTATATATATTAGATGAACCAACAACAGGATTACATATAGATGATGTTAGCAGATTAATAGAAATACTTCAAAGATTAGTCGATGCAGGAAATACTGTAGTTGTAATAGAACATAATTTAGATATGATAAAATGTGCAGATTATTTAATTGACTTAGGTCCAGAGGGAGGAAATAAAGGAGGAACTCTTATTAAAGCAGGAACACCAGAAGAATTATGTAAAGTTGAGGAATCATATACAGGTAAGTACTTAAAAAAAGTTTTATATTAA